A genome region from Coffea arabica cultivar ET-39 chromosome 7e, Coffea Arabica ET-39 HiFi, whole genome shotgun sequence includes the following:
- the LOC113701014 gene encoding STOREKEEPER protein-like has protein sequence MAPKNPISDQQPPPPELEESSSEEEESVSNKHIPPPEPETMKESSEQEEEESSEEEGEEEGSEEEEEEVGESDVEEEQDKQKSSQILPDVQKQTTPPPQFPAYSGKEGEEDEESENSIDSPSASDFRIKVVTPPKPTSKDSKSISKHPFEAEKDDESDLRGKKKAKVNAEEFRKDSSSGGAGRVWGEEDVIDLLQSMIDFKDEKGVDPSSNMPAFYDFARGKLQFEFSNTQIYEKIRRLRIKFFNNMEKYEKGGEDLVFHKRHEAETFDLSKKIWGKGGDGMINKGVDKNVDGKSNNGYNGKAKKGGKTVRSVDKNAVKELGKDDHEGDFESKYPFLSHSIDMDVGGGFLRENISLIGDAKAKDLEGKWKKFREAEVEVLLMKMDLMKEHTKLVLEGMKESN, from the coding sequence ATGGCACCCAAGAATCCAATATCTGATCAGCAGCCTCCTCCGCCGGAACTGGAAGAATCATCTTCTGAAGAAGAGGAGTCAGTGTCTAATAAACATATTCCTCCGCCAGAGCCAGAAACGATGAAAGAATCATCGGAACAAGAGGAGGAAGAGAGTTctgaagaagaaggagaagaagaagggtctgaagaagaagaagaagaagtaggAGAATCTGATGTTGAAGAAGAACAAGATAAACAGAAATCTTCTCAGATTCTGCCCGATGTTCAAAAGCAGACCACCCCTCCACCTCAATTCCCTGCATATTCTGGCAAGGAAGGAGAGGAGGATGAGGAATCAGAAAACTCCATAGATTCTCCTTCTGCGTCGGATTTCAGAATCAAAGTTGTTACTCCTCCAAAGCCCACTTCGAAAGACTCTAAATCCATCTCAAAGCACCCCTTTGAAGCTGAGAAAGATGATGAAAGCGATTTGAGAGGTAAGAAAAAGGCTAAAGTTAATGCTGAAGAGTTCAGGAAAGATTCGAGTAGTGGAGGTGCTGGGAGGGTGTGGGGTGAGGAGGATGTAATCGATCTTCTTCAAAGCATGATTGATTTTAAGGATGAAAAAGGGGTTGATCCTTCTTCTAATATGCCTGCTTTTTATGACTTTGCTAGGGGAAAGTTGCAATTTGAATTTTCGAATACTCAGATTTATGAGAAGATTAGGAGGTTGAGGATTAAATTTTTCAATAATatggaaaaatatgagaaaggAGGGGAGGACCTTGTTTTCCACAAGCGTCATGAGGCAGAAACTTTTGATCTCTCTAAAAAGATTTGGGGTAAGGGAGGTGATGGGATGATTAATAAGGGAGTTGATAAAAATGTAGATGGTAAGAGCAACAATGGCTATAATGGCAAAGCAAAAAAAGGTGGTAAAACTGTCCGTTCTGTGGATAAGAATGCAGTCAAAGAGTTGGGGAAAGATGATCATGAAGGTGATTTTGAGTCGAAGTATCCATTCTTGAGCCATTCGATTGATATGGACGTTGGGGGGGGTTTCTTGAGAGAGAATATCAGTTTGATTGGGGACGCCAAGGCAAAGGATTTGGAGGGCAAGTGGAAGAAATTCCGCGAAGCTGAAGTAGAGGTTTTATTGATGAAGATGGATTTGATGAAGGAGCACACTAAATTGGTTTTGGAAGGTATGAAGGAAAGTAATTAG